A region of the Ctenopharyngodon idella isolate HZGC_01 chromosome 2, HZGC01, whole genome shotgun sequence genome:
tctgttcattaaagaatcctgaaaaaaatttcagtttccacaaaaaaattaattagcacaaatgtttcttgagcagcagaatgatttctgaaggatcatgcgacgttgaagactggaataatgatgctgaaaattcagctttgtcgtcacaggaataaattacattttaaaatatattcaaatagaaaacagttcttttagattttaataatatttcctgtttttactgtattttgatcaaataaatgtagagttgagcataagagacaaaaaaaaaaaagacaaaaaaaatcttgtccAACACTAACCTTTGACCTTTTGTAGTGTAAATATGTAGTGATATATTCAAGATTTAAAATTTTAGAGTTTCGGTGAAAACTGATAAAGCTCACACAGAAACAGCCTGCAAAGCTCCACAGATTACTGCAGAACTGAAACAATCATCATTAATAAAAATCTACAAATCCTTAAAACGTTAAAATTATCTGAACATCTTTAAAATGAAGCAAATCATTTACGATAGATAATaatataagtaataataatgtaGAAAATAATATAAGTCTTGCATAAAAATAgcgatatatatattttttgttgcaGTGAAGTCAGTGCTGTTGTGATGTTTACAGATGATCTGACAgtattacaaaaaacaaaatcacatccAATTATTTCAATCATTCAGATTGCTTTTTCAATCATAACTTTTTGACAGTGTGGTTTGATTATATTCAAAAGAGTGACCCCACAATACTAAAGCAATGATGACTTGAGATCCATTCTGGGTCTTGCATGGAGAGTATTTAGTAACTCGCTGTGTACTCACTCCCTTCTAGTCCCCGACTCAACAGGGCAAACTCTTTCACAATGTCCTTCATCCGTCGCTTACTCGCTTGTTCCCTGTGCGAATAGTTaaacagaagaaattaatattaaatgtttagaaaGTGCAAAGTGCCTGTCTGGTGCTCTGGTGCAAATGCTAATTTTGTGGCTCTACCTGAGGATCTGCTGGCAGAAGTGTTCTTTGTGCTCAGCGGTGAGATGTGAGCTCGGGAAGCCAGGGGGCAGAAGAGCCTCTCTGAGCCACAGAGACAGAACACTGGGACAGTTACGACTCACTGAGAACAAGACCTCCGCGTAGTGCTCAGCCAGAATGCTTGGACTCTGACCCCCAATAGCCTGTGTTGGACAATGAAATAGGTCCTTACATGCTCCATACAATGTATGCAGTATTTTATGGCTACATATTCCTATGTAACTTTCCATATGAGGTACTTGTTCCCAAAGCACTTCCATCTGTTTTTTTAAGgttcaatgtttacactttcttAACATtggaataaattattaaattaatcattaaaataattaaaaaaaaagcagccaTAACTTAGTTTCCAAAACACTTCAAAACAGGAACTGACTGCAGGacaaatacttttaaatacaatttgaaTAAACTAGCTGGTGAGTATGATATTGCTTGTATAAAACAGTTCAATGAACAGGTTTATATTGAGTAACATgaattttagacattttttggctgccaatgaaaatagtttaaaaaaggTCTTCGAGCAACACACAGTGGTGGTGTTTCATTCCTTaattaatcagcattttttaacGAATCAGCttagtgaatgattcaatgactcgctcataaacacagtggctgtgtccgaaatcacatactctcgtgagtaggtacttattttgaacaagtaaataCCTTGCAACTgataaaaaagtatgttctatatagtatgagttTGTGTAGAATGAATGTATTCCGGACGTACAACATTCGgcatgttgtcactgtcatgtgacctagaAGCATTGGTTGTATCGATTCACTGCTATTCACAAAttctctcccgtggcctcatgggttAGTAAAGTGTCCATAGCATGAGCACTTCAGTATAGGCAGTAGGTCATCTGGCTACTTTTTGCTTattcttttatgagtactgttaATTCGGACAtgcttcttttgtcacatactgtttttcgcttACTAGGgtagtatgcgatttcggatacAGCCAGTCACATATTTCATTGcagaatgaatcagtgtttttgaatgaatgagcTGAGtgaaagattcaatgaccctCTCATAAAGACAGGTGTTTCTCAATACCAAGTGCTCAAAGTTCGGACTGATCTGGTGATTCTGCAAATGGTACAGCAACGTACTTGATAGGGTCACTCAGGTTGTCAGGCAACGCGTTGATTCATTATCTTCACTGCATGTATGGTATTTATAACAAAATGACACATAAAACACAACCCTGACTCTTTtcgtttacatttttaaaatattaaacatattaatatgtGGTTCAGGCATACTCTGTGCGCATATGTGGTGCATACTctgattatcttcactgtaataaaatgaaatatagaaCACAAACACTGtctctttttgttaaatgtcagttttaatgatcaataattgccattataaaagtataggTAAAAGGTATAAGAAGctatacaataataaataaagcaaacaattcagtcaaacttACAAAGTCAGTGCTCTTAGTAGGCTACAATGGTAAAGttaaatagcctaaatatataaagttatgaaacttcacTTTTCCCTCAGCCAAAACGATTTGCCAGGTAACAAATTATAGATTCATGAGACCAAAGATCGCCCGTTAGATATACAAAAGAAGAATTAtatcatgtttaaccactaaaGAGACATCACAGCCAGCGGCAAACGTCAGAAGGATTAGCCGAGGTAAGGCTGTTCTCGGCGGGGTACATGAGCACTGAGCGCCCGGTGATCGCCTGGATCTCACAACTCAGAAAATGTCagatcaaattttcaaataggcgccATCTTTATCAATAAACCACAGATTTGAGCTTTAAACCAGTACATGCTCGCctgaaaaactcttaaaactacatatcACGACATAACAGtagaatatttaaattacaCGGGTTTTCTCCTTTACTATTGACGCTTTCTGATTAGCGcgagatgcattctgggatacctGGCTGTCTCAAGTCTGCAAAAGTCACCTCTCGATGCATCCTCGATAAAAGGTGCggatcaagaacacatccgAGGATTTGAACTGTACTTGGCTAGATGTGAACTTTGAATTAGAACAGTACTTGGGCAGTGACTGATGACGTTTCACAAGTCCACAAGAACACAAGTACAGACAagaacgcatattgagaaacgGCTAATCACTTGTTTTCATACTAAGTGAATCAGTGTGATTGAACAAATAGGTTAAATgagtgattcaatgactcactcataaaaacagtgacgTGTTTTTTATACTAAATGAATCAAGTGTGTTTGAAAGAAATGGTTGAGTGAATCATTctatgactcactcataaacacAGTTACTTAATTTGCTcctgaatgtatttttttttttaattcatttttcagTTGCACACCCTTAGAATCCAACTGCCCTGAACTATATAATCAAAGACCATcattatacatatattacaGTATTTCTCTTTCATTCATAATGTCTTGATAAAtatctatttattattttatatgatataGTATTGATCATtgtaactaatgtagttaactaatgttaacaaaggaaaccttattgtaagtgttaccattattttttgtcatttttattagcaCCTTATTTcaatactattttttattatttgtctttttttcttgtcaATACTTGTTTTGTGTGTAATGTTTTGGCAATATTGTATGTAAACAAAATCACGCCAATAAAGAATTTTGgattgaatcagtgtttttgaacaaattgagtgaatgattcaatgactcactcatatgGAGAGTCTTGTTTCCATACTAAGTGAATCAGCGTGATTGAACCAGtcgaatgaatgattcattgactCAGTCATAAAGGTCACCTGTCAGTAAtgatgtaacctgcagaaagagtgACTGAGAAATCCAAACCACTAATGCATAGAGAGTCTGTCTGAAACCACTGATTTCTATATGACTGAATTGCTGATGGAAGCATGCGGAAATAGCTGACCTCTAGTAGTGTCTGAAGAAGAAGTTTGCCGTCATCCTGTAGCACCTCCCTTACTGCAGGAACATCCTCACAATGAGAGATCATCTCCGTCTGTGTCAAGAGAGCACAGTCTGGTTAATAAATACTCCTCTCAAGTTTCTGTGGTGCAGGGTCACTAATATTACAAGTACTAATGGTAAAGAAAGAGTTTATTAAAGTGTAAGCACAAGCATTTGGGCTTTATGTATTACTACAGCACTCTTTGAAGATGAAGTGCTTCTTGGAACATGTTAAACGTTTTGTACTGTACTTACAAATAGCAGACAGGTTGCTTTCAGTGTTGGCGTTTCAGGGAATTTGAATGACAAGATTCCTACATACACATAGACAGTTAATggataaataaagaaatgttgaGCATTCATAATGAGCATGCTGAAGTGACACTCACCACAGTAGAATACAGCCTTGATATCAAGACCGTCTGAAAGATAAAggtcagacttttttctcaaaacctGCAAAGACATCAGAGAAaatcttataaaaaaaataaaataaaaaacatccctaaaaaggaaaaggaaacaTGGAAAACGACTTTATACATAGTTAAAACACCCCTAAAAATAAACATGGCAAAACTCTTTAAGtggtcttttttttaaatggtcattttgaacaatgaaaatgtatgtaaaatatttaatctatGTAAATATGTAGACTAGTGTCTAAAGTCTGAAGACTAAGGCAAAAATAAACGAGCACAGACCTGAGCATGAAGCTGCATAAATGACTCCACCACATCTGGATGATCTCTGGAGCCTACAACATCATTtccaaatgtttaaactgactaTAAGTCAAATGTTaatatcataaaagtaattgtAAAATTGTGTGAAGTCTCCATGTTGATGGTATTCTTTTATTTGTTTCAATAGCCAACAAAAGCGTCTGATTACTGAGATAAAGTGAGTAAAatgctggtcatgtgatctcaacatggcaGCCACCAAGCTTTTTCTAGGCTAGTCATgtacaacattttaataatatttgtcaAATGTAGAAAAAGTTACTTAATATAACTTTGAATGGATAGCTCGCCCCAAacatgtaaattctgtcatcatttacttacactcatgtcattccaaacctgtatgactttcttttttctgtggaacacaaaacaaaatattctaaAGTATGTTGTCCAAAACAACGTCGGTTCCTATTAATTTTCAGTGTaaggacaaaaataacaaacacaacatttttgtgttccgcagaagaaagaaagcgaTAGAGGTTTGACGGAAGCTTAGTAATGGTGACATTGAAGTAATGTAGTTTGtctatagcctacattttacttttaaatgtatgtttactttatgttttactactttttttACTTCTACTAATTGTTTAGGATTTAAAATTCACGAAActtggctgtgtccaaaatcgcatactttctgagtaggtacttgttttgaataattaattattttgcgaccactaaaaaagtatgttttatacagtatgaatgtgtgtagtatgaatgtaatctggacgtactacattcatcatgttgtcattgttatgtgacctaccagtgtcagttgcTTCACTGCCAATcactctcccatggcctcatgggatagtgaAGTGTCCATTGGGTGCACGTTTTAGAATCTCTCTTTTATGAGTtctgtgaatttggacatattACTACTGtacttctctctgtttttaacctactgtatagtagggaagtatgcgatttcagatgcagccgttttgtttatttgtgaagattatcacaATAAATAAGATtagaatcataaacttttgttggtcacagtacttattttctgcaataatccaaaagccaaatGGAAAAATCCTACTGGGTTATTGTGAGGGAAACTAGGCAGATGCTAACTTCTGGATTGGTCTACAAAAATGTGCCATCACTGCAAGAATCTATCGATTGGTCAATTTAAATACAGAACTCAGTAGAACTCATTGTTGATATGTTGATAGTGACTCACTCTAATCTCTTACCTAGCTGAAAAATGGACATGGTGATGTTGGTAATCAGCTCTAAAAGGGCAGTGATTGGAGAAAGATGATCCTTCTCACAGCCAAAAATGTGAACTAACTAGAGGGAAACGTGAAAGGCATAAACACATTATGACACTCAACTTATCAagtaaacacaaaaatgtttgtttttatgtgaagTAGACCGTGTCTTTACTTGTCGTGTGAGGTCTAAAGCTGAGGCTTGTGGGTAAGCTCCAAACATCTGACCAATGAGCTCACAAAGCTGAGACACCAGCGGTGTAAAGTCATGGATAAGGGTCTTCAGTGATTTCTCAAAGACAGCACACACTGCCTGAGTTGAGGTGAGAGAAAAGTGAATCTTTCATATATTCAcacctacaaacacacacacgttcacCTACTACACTGACCTCTACCACCTCAGGTTCAGTCAGCCACTTGTTGAGAACAGTCTGGATTAAAGGGAAGGCCTGCTGCAGGACAACCACCACCTGAGAAATGACCAGAACAGCTGTCAAACCACACGTACTGTTGAGTGTTCATTTTACAGGTCTGTTTAATTCAAACATGCTTGCTAATGAACAAAACTGATTGGAGTTTGATCCGTGATATTTGTCATACcgggttgttgttgttgtgtggcTGTGTTTGGACAGGCCTCATCACTTCCAATCTTTCACTTTGCTTATTTAGGTCAAATGTAGAGAATAGATTAGACAGCAGGCCAAGGATGTGGACAGTAGGAATCTTATTAGCAGGGCTGGGCTGCATCAAAGGggtaaaagaagaaaaatacagAGAAAAGCAAACTGTTTTGTCTGCTTTATAaatgttaaagtgcccctattatgctttttttttttttttttttttctccgatATTACCTTTAGtgtgttatattgttttttgtaaatgtaagaGGTCTCCAAagtttaaagatcaaagtgcacaataaatagaGTTActgtctctcaaaagaaagaatgaattctgaactgcctgaaaagGGTTGTCAGAGTTGTCATTCTTACTTCCTAcacaaacctacgtaggtttgtaacaaatttgcataatgccagcctatgatCTTTAGTGGCTGCCCttgaacaacgtctactttgacccgccctcaaacactgtataGTTGAAGCTGAGGCCCGggagagtttggtttgtgttgtcgatATAAAACAACACCGGACAACATTGTCTTTATTTAAATggacaacattttttttcaaaatttcttcttttgagtTCCACCAAactcagtcatacaggtttggaacgacatgagggtttaATTATAAAACTTCTTTGTaactatatttattttgtactatacaaatacattttctcTTCAGGTTTCGGATTACTCTAATTGTATTTGAATTAAGCATACACAAACATTACTGCACCTCACCAGCTCATTGGCCAGTTTCTCCAGCTGTTGGATGTGGGGGGTGACCAGAGAGAGCAGCTTCCCCAGAATCTCTTCACTTGGCAGGGCTGAGAGCAGGAAACCCAGCGCCTGCATTATCCACATGCACTGCGGGCTCTGTACAGAAGAGTTACTGTCAGTCTTATTGTCAAATAACTATCAATTAAGCATGATTAAGATTTAACTAAAGATCTGGTAATCCTTATAAGCTTCTCAgccacttttgaccaatttcattcttgttttgtttttgttttattaaatggtTTCCTCAATCTGAGTAGAGTAAAAGCTTGGTGATTTTTTTAGATATGCAATCTGTCTAAGAGTCTAAGTAGTTATAAAAAAGTCGCACTTTGGCTGTTTATGACCGACCATAGAAAATAATTGGGGAAAACCCTAAAGCAgagcaatttttttaaatatgagttGAATTAAATCTATATATTAGCCCCAGTGTTGAACAAACACTCACAGAAATGAAGGAATGAGATTATAAAACATCCAGAGTGCAAaggattcacacacacatatacctACACTATACCTAAACCTACTCGTCACAGGAACCTAACGTAATTATAACATTCTTATATATACattatctcacagaagtgagccacaaaagtgagtacacccctaagtgaaaatgtccaaattgtgcccaattagccattttctctccccggtgtcatgtgactcgttagtgttacaaggtctcaggtgtgaatggggagcaggtgtgttaaatttggtgttatcgctctcactctctcatactggtcactggaagttcaacatggcacctcatggcaaagaactctctgaggatctgaaaaaaattgttgctctacataaagatggcgtaggctataagaagattgccaagaccctgaaactgagatgcagcacggtggccaagaacatacagcggtttaacagaacagattccactcagaacaggcctcgccatggtcgaccaaagaagttgagtgcatgtgctcagcattatatccagaggttgtgtttgggaaatagacgtatgagtgctgtcagcattgctgcagaggttgaaggggtgaggggtcagcctgtcagtgcttagaatatacgccgcacactgcatcaaattggtctgcatggctgtcatcccagaaggaagtctcttctaaagatgatgcacaagaaaccctgcaaacagtttgctaaagacaagcagactaaggacatggattactggaaccatgtcctgtggtctgatgagaccaagataaacttatttggttcagatggtgtcaagcgtgtgtggcggcaaccaggtgaggagaaCAAAGataagtgtgtcttgcctacagtcaagcatggtggtaggagtttattgagggaaccatgaatgccaacatgtactgtgacatactgggctgcagggcagtattccaacataataacgaccccaaacacacctccaagaccttgttaaagaagctgagggtaaaggtgatggactggccaagcatgtctccagacctaaaccctattgagcatctgtggggcatcctcaaatggaaggttgAGGAGGAGCGCAAGgactctaacatccaccagctccgtgatgttgtcatggaggagtggaagaagactccagtggcaacctgtgaagctctggtgaactccatgcccaagagggttaaggtagtgctggaaaataatggtggccacacaaaatattgacattttgggcccaatttggacattttcacttaggagtgtactcacttttgtggccagtggtttagacattaatggctgtgtgttgagttattttgaggggacagcaaatttacactgttatacaagctgtacactcactactttacattgtagcaaagtgtcatttcttcagtgttgtcacacgaaaagatataataaaatataataaaatgttaaaacattcttaaatatatatatatatatatatatacacacacacacacacacacacacacacacacacacacgttgggtttccatgttttatgacTTTCCAtggacataatgatttttacacaaccctcacagaaaacattctgcattgtTGCATTTTCAAAAAAGGGTTAAGCATTATACAATGTAATAATCATGTTTGTTATTAAGTGTAAATTGCAGTTACACTGTTACCAAAactaatcaaacacacatgGCTTGGACTTACTTTATGGATCTCTTTGACAAGCACCGCCTGAGAGACAGAAATCACCACAGTGAATTTAGTACATTACTCACTGACACTGGTTTGGTACAATAACAGTGGTATTTCTAggcaaaaggttttttttaaacctgtGAGACGGCCATGATGTCACTGGCGTGCAGGTGGAGGTGATGCCGACACTCTCGGCAGATTCTCTTCAGAGCTGAGACACAAGACACGGACAGATCAGGGTTGGACAGACCATGCAAGACCACAGGCAGGACACTCGCCAACATGAGCGAATGATCGGCCAACCACTCAGCCAAAGAGCCTACAAGAAACGATGACAGAAAAAGTCAGTTACTTTCAACCCTACAAATTAAACATAAACCATTTGTGCAGACATGAAAACAACTTTCACAAATACTGTATAATGgcataaataataacaatagaaataattattattatttgcttaaaaaaattcatgtttttttttattcaattattaaaagcacaataacaactaaaacacaaaatgaTACAGGTATTTTTCTCAGCATTTGACATCAccatttggttttattttgaaGGTTATATTTGTGGAATGCTAATGTTTACAAATGAATTAGTGTACCTATGGTGAACATGATGGTCTCAGCCAGCTGGATATTGTTTGCTGTGATCAGAGGAATCAGACCGATCAGTCCTGGAATGACATCTGAGTAACTGACATCTACTGTCTCAGCAATGGATTGAAAACCAAACAGCAGAGCCTCTATATCCTCCATGGGAGAGAGGGAGATAACAGAGATATTGTTCATTATAATACatgacatttatattatatatacaccatATTTATAAGACATTAGTGTAACAATTAGGACTGACTTGCCATGAGGAGAGGCGTGTAGTGTCCGTCAGCAGTGTGCCTAGTTTATCATACAGGTTTCTGAGGAGCTCTGGGCCCAACAGCTCATACACATACATCAGAGTATCAGAGATGTCAACCCTGAGATCCAATTAAACATGCTTATTATATGcatcatatatattatatcgagaaaaactgtaaggAAATATTTAATGGTGTTTTCCAGGGCATCAGTGAACACATTCCTGATTTTAAGTATTAAACCTTTTcctatctaaaaaaaaaaaaaaaaaaaaaaaatctggccaaaatacatatatatatataaatatatcttatGAAGAGGATCTTATGATGTAAGTAAATGGAGGCAATTTTTGgaggatttaaaagcagaaatgtgaagctcATAATTTTATGAAAGCACTTACAATAATTCTTCTTTTAAAACCTATCTGATTTGAGTTgagtttttagtcatttttacactaaaatcatgttaacatgatATTGTTTATATACATGTCAACATGATTTTGGTGTAAAAAATGACTAACCGCTTGTCTTGTGGATATACTATTGAAACAGTgagcattttaaaatttataaccccaattccggaaatgttgggacgttttttaaatttgaataaaatgaacacTAAAtaactttcaaatcacatgagccaatattttattcacaacagaacacagataacataacaaatgtttaaacagaaattttacaagttttatgcacaaaatgagctaatttctaatttgatgcctgctacaggtctcaaaatagttgggacgggggcatgtttaccatggtgtagcatctcctcttcttttcaaaacagtgtgaagacatctgggcatcgaggttatgagtttctggagttttggtgttgaaatttggtcccattcttgcctgatacaggtttccagctgctgaagagttcctggtcgtctttgacgtatttttctctataggtgaaagatctgtactgcaggcaggccaattcagcacctggactcttctatgatgaagccatgctgttgtaatagctgcagtatgtggctgtgtattatcctgctgaaatacacaaggccttccctgacaTAGACATCGTctagaggggagcatatgttgctctaaaatctttatatacatttcagcattcataatgccttccaaaacatgcaagctgccaatatcgtatgcacttatgcacccccataccatcagagatgctggcttttgaactgaacgctgataacacgacAAGAATgtcaacaagaatgtcaaatttgtacccgtctgaccatagaacacttttccactttgaaacagtccattttaaatgagccttggcccacaggacacgacggcgcttctggaccatgttcacatatggcttcctttttgcaagatagagctttagttggcatctgcagatggcacggagGATTGTGTTTaacgacagtggtttctggaagtattcctgggcccatttagtaatgccattgacacaatcatgccgatgagtgatgcagtgtcgtctgagggcccgaagaccacgggcatccaataaaggtctccggccttgtcccttatgcacagagatttctccagtttctctgaatcttttgatgatgttatgcactgtagatgaggaaatttgcaaagcctttgcaatttgacgttgaggaacattgtttttaaagtattccacaatctttttacgcactctttcacagctctgcccatctttacttctgagagactctgcctctctaagacatcccttttatagctaatcatgttacagacctgatatcaattaacttaattagttgctagatgttctcccagctgaatcttttcaaaatttcttgctttttcagccatttgttgcccccgtgccaacttttttgagacctgtagcaggcatcgaatttgaaattagctcatttagtggataaaagtgtaaaatttctcagtt
Encoded here:
- the ipo13a gene encoding importin-13; its protein translation is MESVNAEEFTVEAVERALQQLYYDPDMDKKNVAQKWLTQAQASPQAWHFCWALLRPDKVPEIQFFGASTLHAKISRHWSDLPTGQLDSLRSQLIAQVGQFASGPKMVLTRLCVALASLVLHILPETWPTAVPDLLCAFQTGESVTEAGGQARCLALLEILAVLPEELQSSRIVASRRSQLRSALAVEWSSICSLLQQLLQRADAPCGVRERVLRCVSSWLTLDIALKDSEGLLQSCFALLKESELFDMAVETIVSIISQPDCQRFADSLLKVVPQVLGLQEQLKKAVQDGDMETSHGICRIAVALGETHCRTLLEQVDHWQGFQALVSMIMSCTGSPGHYPVDETASSLTLTFWYTLQDEITSLDSERQTLYLQIYRPVYFQLVDVLLQKACFPRDEDYATWSADDKEQFRTYRVDISDTLMYVYELLGPELLRNLYDKLGTLLTDTTRLSSWQDIEALLFGFQSIAETVDVSYSDVIPGLIGLIPLITANNIQLAETIMFTIGSLAEWLADHSLMLASVLPVVLHGLSNPDLSVSCVSALKRICRECRHHLHLHASDIMAVSQAVLVKEIHKSPQCMWIMQALGFLLSALPSEEILGKLLSLVTPHIQQLEKLANELPSPANKIPTVHILGLLSNLFSTFDLNKQSERLEVMRPVQTQPHNNNNPVVVVLQQAFPLIQTVLNKWLTEPEVVEAVCAVFEKSLKTLIHDFTPLVSQLCELIGQMFGAYPQASALDLTRQLVHIFGCEKDHLSPITALLELITNITMSIFQLGSRDHPDVVESFMQLHAQVLRKKSDLYLSDGLDIKAVFYCGILSFKFPETPTLKATCLLFTEMISHCEDVPAVREVLQDDGKLLLQTLLEAIGGQSPSILAEHYAEVLFSVSRNCPSVLSLWLREALLPPGFPSSHLTAEHKEHFCQQILREQASKRRMKDIVKEFALLSRGLEGSEYTASY